A section of the Paralichthys olivaceus isolate ysfri-2021 chromosome 14, ASM2471397v2, whole genome shotgun sequence genome encodes:
- the ciao2b gene encoding cytosolic iron-sulfur assembly component 2B, with product MSGGSRLENANPVIFQRSGERLLTATDEDEDVHDPIDDREIFDLIRSINDPEHPLSLEELNVVEQIRVKVDDAESTVGVEFTPTIPHCSMATLIGLSIKVKLLRSLPDRFKIDVHITPGTHASEEAVNKQLADKERVAAALENSSLLEVVNQCLSSRSI from the exons ATGTCCGGGGGCAGCCGCCTGGAGAACGCGAACCCGGTGATCTTCCAGCGGTCCGGAGAGAGGCTGCTGACGGCGACCGACGAGGATGAAGACGTTCACGACCCCATCGACGACAGAGAGATCTTCG ATCTGATCAGATCCATCAACGACCCGGAGCATCCTCTGTCTCTGGAAGAGCTCAACGTGGTGGAGCAGATTAGAGTCAAG GTCGATGATGCAGAGAGCACCGTCGGTGTCGAGTTCACTCCCACAATCCCTCACTGCAGCATGGCAACACTCATAGGTCTGTCAATCAAAGTCAAGCTGCTGCGCTCCCTGCCCGACAGATTCAAG ATCGATGTCCACATCACTCCTGGGACTCACGCCTCGGAGGAAGCag TGAACAAACAGCTGGCCGACAAAGAGCGAGTGGCAGCAGCTCTGGAGAACTCCTCGCTGCTTGAGGTGGTCAACCAGTGTCTGTCCAGCAGGAGCATCTGA